One Fusarium poae strain DAOMC 252244 chromosome 4, whole genome shotgun sequence DNA window includes the following coding sequences:
- a CDS encoding hypothetical protein (SECRETED:SignalP(1-20)~CAZy:AA1_3~CAZy:AA1_1~CAZy:AA1_2) codes for MHSIALYSLLCLALASCLKALPGPVARNPRKGPCSGNTPSTRDHWCGYDIHSDYYSVIPDTGVTREYWLEISEIVFAPDGVPRFAQAINGTVPGPTIFADWGDNVVVHLTSNLKTSTNGSSFHFHGTHQNYTNSQDGVVAITQCPIAPGSSVTYRWRATQYGTSWYHSHFGLQTYDGVYGGLIIRGPASANYDEDVGTIMLSDWSHRTVNEILPEVQRKGPYPMDNVLINGTNTYSKGDGKNQTGERFKLDFEEGKTHRLRLINTGIDTLYKFSIDHHTLKVIAVDFVSIKPYETDHVSIAIGERMDILVTANQASKASSFWLRAIPQLDCTKNANPQNALGIVSYSSNSTTPTTKGRKYDDHCEDEPYESIVPIVPHSVGPPDMEVVENANRSWNSDGIIKWSLNSTTMIAEWDHPSLLKLGHNTSFTESNAVIRIPKKDAWVYLAIETELDISHPIHLHGFDYHILAQGVGPYGPNVTLKTDNPPRRDTALLPAKGHLVIAFLTDNPGVWLMHCHIGWHAAEGFSMQFVVREDEISGLVSDQEYEDIEKGCKAWHDFSHKMEMEQDDSGI; via the exons ATGCACAGTATCGCATTATATTCACTTCTCTGCCTTGCCCTGGCTTCATGTTTGAAAGCTCTGCCTGGGCCTGTTGCCCGAAATCCACGGAAAGGGCCATGTTCTGGCAATACGCCCTCTACTCGAGATCACTGGTGTGGATATGACATCCACAGCGATTATTACTCTGTAATTCCGGATACTGGCGTTACGAGAGAATACTGGCTGGAAATCAGTGAAATCGTCTTTGCTCCCGATGGAGTCCCGAGATTCGCCCAGGCCATCAAtggaacagtacctg GCCCAACAATATTCGCTGACTGGGGAGACAACGTTGTCGTTCACTTGACGAGCAACCTCAAGACTTCTACTAATGGCTCATCTTTTCACTTCCATGGCACTCATCAGAACTATACGAACTCTCAGGACGGCGTTGTTGCTATCACTCAGTGCCCTATAGCTCCTGGCTCTTCGGTAACATACAGATGGCGAGCGACTCAATATGGCACTTCATGGTATCACTCCCACTTTGGCCTTCAGACCTATGATGGTGTCTATGGCGGCTTGATCATCCGTGGCCCAGCAAGCGCCAACTACGACGAAGATGTTGGAACTATCATGCTTAGTGATTGGTCCCACCGAACTGTTAATGAGATCCTGCCTGAGGTTCAGCGGAAAGGCCCTTACCCGATGGACAATGTCCTCATTAACGGTACCAACACTTACAGCAAAGGAGATGGGAAGAACCAGACTGGCGAGCGGTTCAAACTGGACTTTGAAGAGGGGAAAACACATCGACTACGTCTTATCAACACTGGCATTGATACCCTCTACAAATTCTCCATCGATCATCACACTCTCAAAGTTATTGCTGTGGACTTTGTTTCTATCAAACCATACGAGACTGACCATGTCAGCATCGCAATCG GCGAGCGCATGGATATTCTTGTTACTGCCAACCAAGCTTCGAAAGCATCATCTTTTTGGCTCCGTGCCATCCCTCAACTTGATTGCACCAAGAACGCCAACCCACAGAACGCTCTCGGGATTGTATCATACTCTTCAAACAGTACGACACCTACAACCAAGGGACGAAAATACGATGATCACTGCGAAGATGAACCTTATGAAAGCATTGTACCTATTGTTCCCCATTCCGTTGGTCCACCGGATATGGAAGTCGTCGAGAATGCCAACCGATCCTGGAATTCGGATGGTATAATCAAGTGGTCCCTTAACAGTACCACCATGATTGCTGAATGGGACCACCCTTCACTCCTTAAGCTCGGTCACAATACCTCATTCACCGAGTCAAACGCCGTGATCCGCATTCCAAAGAAGGACGCGTGGGTTTACCTCGCCATTGAAACGGAACTCGATATTTCCCACCCAATCCACCTCCATGGCTTTGACTACCACATACTCGCACAGGGCGTTGGACCGTATGGTCCTAATGTCACACTCAAAACAGACAATCCACCACGCCGCGATACTGCCCTCCTCCCTGCTAAGGGACATTTGGTGATTGCTTTCCTAACGGATAATCCAGGCGTGTGGCTTATGCACTGTCACATAGGGTGGCATGCCGCAGAAGGATTTTCCATGCAATTTGTTGTACGAGAAGACGAAATTTCCGGCTTGGTGTCAGACCAGGAATATGAGGACATTGAGAAGGGTTGTAAGGCGTGGCATGACTTTTCGcacaagatggagatggagcaAGACGATTCAGGCATTTAA